A stretch of DNA from Candidatus Krumholzibacteriia bacterium:
GTGCCGGCGTAGCTCAGTTGGTTAGAGCAGCGGAATCATAATCCGCGTGTCCGGGGTTCGAATCCCTGCGCCGGCACCATCCCTCCTCGCCCGAGCCGCCATGGCTGTGATGCAAGCGCAAGACGGTCTCACGCTCCTCCAGAAGGCATGCCGCAATCTCGCCGGCCCGTGCGGCGTCCGAGCGAACGCGCACCTCCTGCTCGGGGTCTCCGGCGGCGCGGACTCGGTGGCGCTGCTGCGCCTCCTGGTCGAAGCGGCGCCGCTCCTTCGCCACCAGCTCCTGGTGGCCCACTTCGATCATCGCCTCCGCCCGAGCGCGCCAGACGATGCCGAGTTCGTCCGCTCTCTCGGGGCGCAGCTCGGTCTCGAGGTGCAAGTCGGCGTCTGGGGGGAGCCACGGGCCGGGGAAGCGGCGGCGCGAGAGGCGCGGCACGAGTTCCTGCAGCGGACGGCGTCACGGTTCGCTTGCGACGCCATCGTTCTCGGCCATCAGCTCGACGATCAGATCGAGACCGCCCTCATGCGTCTCGGCCGCGGCAGCGGACTGCGGGGACTCGGGGGCATGCACTGGCGCCGCGCGGCGCCGGTGCCTTTCATCCGTCCGCTCCTCGATTGCCCGCACGAGGAGCTCGTCGCGTACCTCCACTCCCTGGGACAACCCTGGCGCGAGGATGCCTCGAACCAGGACCTCTCGCGGACCCGGAATCGGGTGCGGCATCAGGTGCTCCCTGCCCTCGATGCCGCTTTCGGTGTGGGCTGGCGCGGCCGGTGGAGCGCCAGTCTCGAGGACCACCGCGCCCTGTGGTCCGTGCTGCGGAGCAAGGCGGAGTCCGTCCTGGAAGGCGCCCGCTCGACCCCGCCGCAAGACAGCATTCCTACTCCCGCCGATCAGGCCGCACGAAACAGCACACGTCCTCCCGTGCGCGCAGCACCGACGATCGAAGACACCGGGAGCCTCGACCTGGCACCTCTCCGAAGGCTCGAGGAACCCTTGCTGCGGGTTCTCCTCCAGCTCTGGCTCGATCCCGCAGGGCAGCTGGGTCTCCGCCGGACCCATCTGAGCCTCGCCTCTGAATTCGTTCACAGCGGTCGAAACGGCCAGGAACTCGATCTCCCCGGACCGCTCGCACTACACATCGAGGGCACCAAAGTGATCCAAAGTGCGGCCGCGATCGTCCGTTCGGCGCCAGGCGCCAGACTTCACCGGCTGCTCGCCACGAAAACGTCCGAACCGCCCGTTTTTTCCTTCCACGCCCACGCCATGGCCGCGTACGAAGCGTTGCGGGAACTGCCCATCCCCGAGGCCGGTGCACTGCCCCCCGACACCTTCCCCTCCACCACAGTCACCGTCGTTTGCGCCGACAAGACCACGGCGCCGCTCGTCCTGCGCACCGGCGGCCGCGGCGAGAAGGTGCGCCTCCTCGGCGCCCCAGGGTCCCGGCGGCTCACGCGGATCCTGCAGGATCGTCGCATTCCCGCCCGCTTGCGCCCTGGCTGGCCGGTCGTCGCCGACTCCAGCGGCATCGTATGGATCCCCGGGGTGGGCATCGCCGAACGCTGCCGCCTGGACGGAAAGAGCAGGAGCGCCATGCGTCTCGTTCTCTACCTTGCGGAAGTGCGTGAAGAAACGTAGGTTCGGTTGATTTGCAGGGTTTTGGGAGGATGCCGTAAAATGTTAGGATCCGCGGTTGTGCCGGTCGAATCCGGCAGGGAAGCCCGGGCCAGTGACCAGGAGGCCCGACCCCCAGCCCCAATCACGCGAAGCGTCCGTCCAACTGGAAAGGTCATCGTGCCGACTCAGAGGCCCGCCGCCCCTGCCCGCCCGCATTCCGGGAGCGCGGCTGCCCCGCCTGCTGGCACCACCTCTGCCCCGCAAACCGGCGTCGTGACCCCGCCATCCCATTCCGGCGCCCCGCACCGCGGCGCTTTGCAGTACGAGCTGGACATCCCGATGCGGCGCGTCCTGATCCCGGCAGAAACCCTGATGACACGGGTGCAGGAGCTGGGGCAGGAGATCTCCGACGCCTACCGGGGACGCCTGCCCCTCCTGGTCTCGGTCCTCAAGGGGGGAGTCGTCTTCCTCACCGACCTGATGCGGTCGATCACCATCCCGCACCACATCGATTTCCTGCAGCTCTCCAGCTACGAGGGCGGCACCGAGACTTCGGGAACCGTGCGGCTGCTCAGTGATCTCGGCACCAACATCGGCGGGCGCGACGTAGTCATCGTCGAGGACATCGTGGACACCGGCCTCACCCTGCGCTATCTACTGAAACAGCTGGAGATCAGGCAGCCGCGGAGCCTGCGGGTTTGTGCTCTTCTCGACAAGCACACCGCCCGTCAGGTCGAAGTTCCTCTCGACTTCGTGGGCTTCACGATCCCCAATGAATTCGTCGTGGGCTACGGTCTCGACTACGACGAGAAGTACCGGAACTTGCCCTACATCGGCGTTCTGGATCTGTGACCGGGCAGTACTGAACCGTGATGCCGGGCGGTGGCCCGCCGCCGGCCGTCCGAACGAAAGAGCGACATGGCCGATCATCCTCGTGGCAACCAGCGCCGGCAGCGCCAGCGCCCGTCTCTCGGGCTCCCGGGCTCGCCGCGCCGCAACCGCCCCTTCCGGCACGTGGCCTTGTGGCTGGTGCTGTTCATGGCGGTGCTCCTCTCCTTCCAGCACTACTACTACGGCAAGCCCCGCCACGAGCAGATCAGCTACTCCGAGTTCCTCCAGCAAGTGGACGGGGGCAACATCCGCAAGCTCACGTTCATCGAGAAGGAGATCGAGGGCGAGCTGGGACGCGAGAAGTCCCTCGCCCAAGGGCAGGGGAAGGTGAGCCACTTCCGCACCACCATCCCCTTCGAGGATCCGGATCTGTTGCAGCGCATCAGCGAGCGCAACCCCGGTGCCGTGCTCGAAGCCAAGCAGCCTCAGGCCAATTGGCTGGGCATCCTGGCTTCGGGCCTGCCCTTCCTCCTTCTCATCGTCTTCTGGCTGTTCCTGATGCGGCAGATGCAAGGTGGCGGCAACCGCGCCTTCAGCTTCGGGAAGTCCCGCGCCAAGCTGCTCGAGGGCGATCGTCCCAAGGTCACCTTCCAGGACGTGGCCGGCTGCGAGGAAGCCAAACAAGAGCTGCAAGAAATCGTCGAGTTCCTCCGGGACCCGAAGAAGTTCCAGCGTCTCGGCGGCCGCATCCCCAAGGGCGCGTTGCTCCTCGGACCGCCCGGAACGGGCAAGACGCTCCTCGCCCGCGCCGTGGCCGGTGAGGCCTCGGTGAGCTTCTTCAGCATGAGCGGCTCCGACTTCGTCGAGATGTTCGTCGGCGTCGGTGCCTCGCGCGTCCGCGACCTCTTCGAGCAGGGCAAGAAGAACGCGCCCTGCATCGTCTTCATCGACGAGATCGACGCCGTCGGCCGCCATCGCGGCGCCGGTCTCGGCGGCGGCCACGACGAGCGCGAGCAGACCCTGAACCAGCTGCTGGTGGAAATGGACGGCTTCGAATCGAACGACGGCGTCATCCTCCTCGCCGCCACCAACCGTCCCGACGTCCTCGATCCGGCCCTGCTGCGTCCCGGCCGCTTCGACCGTCAAATCGTGGTGGACATGCCGGACGTGCGCGGCCGCGAGGGTATCCTCAAGGTGCACTCGCGCAGCATCCCGCTCGCCGACGGCGTCGACTTGCAGCGCATCGCCCGCGGCACCCCCGGCTTCAGCGGCGCCGACCTGGCCAACCTGGTCAACGAGGCGGCGCTGCTCGCGGCGCGTCACAACGCCGATCGCGTCGGCCATCTCGACCTGGAGATGGCCAAGGACAAAGTGATCATGGGGCCCGAGCGCCGCAGCCGGGTCATGAGCGAAGAAACCAAGCGCATGGTGTCCTATCACGAGGCTGGCCATGCCATCGTGGCCTACAACCTCCCGCACGCCGATCCGGTGCACAAGGTCACCATCATTCCCCGCGGCCGTACTGGTGGCGCCACCTTCACCCTCCCCGTGGACGATCGCGACGAGGTCTCCCGCGAGTGGGTGCTCGACATGGTGACCATGGCCATGGGCGGGCGCGTCGCAGAGAAGCTCGTCCTCGACCGCTTGGGCAGCGGCGCGCAGAGCGACATCTCGATGGCGACGAAGCACGTGCGTCGCATGGTGACCCGCTGGGGCATGAGCGACAAGCT
This window harbors:
- the hpt gene encoding hypoxanthine phosphoribosyltransferase, yielding MRRVLIPAETLMTRVQELGQEISDAYRGRLPLLVSVLKGGVVFLTDLMRSITIPHHIDFLQLSSYEGGTETSGTVRLLSDLGTNIGGRDVVIVEDIVDTGLTLRYLLKQLEIRQPRSLRVCALLDKHTARQVEVPLDFVGFTIPNEFVVGYGLDYDEKYRNLPYIGVLDL
- the tilS gene encoding tRNA lysidine(34) synthetase TilS, with the translated sequence MAVMQAQDGLTLLQKACRNLAGPCGVRANAHLLLGVSGGADSVALLRLLVEAAPLLRHQLLVAHFDHRLRPSAPDDAEFVRSLGAQLGLEVQVGVWGEPRAGEAAAREARHEFLQRTASRFACDAIVLGHQLDDQIETALMRLGRGSGLRGLGGMHWRRAAPVPFIRPLLDCPHEELVAYLHSLGQPWREDASNQDLSRTRNRVRHQVLPALDAAFGVGWRGRWSASLEDHRALWSVLRSKAESVLEGARSTPPQDSIPTPADQAARNSTRPPVRAAPTIEDTGSLDLAPLRRLEEPLLRVLLQLWLDPAGQLGLRRTHLSLASEFVHSGRNGQELDLPGPLALHIEGTKVIQSAAAIVRSAPGARLHRLLATKTSEPPVFSFHAHAMAAYEALRELPIPEAGALPPDTFPSTTVTVVCADKTTAPLVLRTGGRGEKVRLLGAPGSRRLTRILQDRRIPARLRPGWPVVADSSGIVWIPGVGIAERCRLDGKSRSAMRLVLYLAEVREET
- the ftsH gene encoding ATP-dependent zinc metalloprotease FtsH; this encodes MADHPRGNQRRQRQRPSLGLPGSPRRNRPFRHVALWLVLFMAVLLSFQHYYYGKPRHEQISYSEFLQQVDGGNIRKLTFIEKEIEGELGREKSLAQGQGKVSHFRTTIPFEDPDLLQRISERNPGAVLEAKQPQANWLGILASGLPFLLLIVFWLFLMRQMQGGGNRAFSFGKSRAKLLEGDRPKVTFQDVAGCEEAKQELQEIVEFLRDPKKFQRLGGRIPKGALLLGPPGTGKTLLARAVAGEASVSFFSMSGSDFVEMFVGVGASRVRDLFEQGKKNAPCIVFIDEIDAVGRHRGAGLGGGHDEREQTLNQLLVEMDGFESNDGVILLAATNRPDVLDPALLRPGRFDRQIVVDMPDVRGREGILKVHSRSIPLADGVDLQRIARGTPGFSGADLANLVNEAALLAARHNADRVGHLDLEMAKDKVIMGPERRSRVMSEETKRMVSYHEAGHAIVAYNLPHADPVHKVTIIPRGRTGGATFTLPVDDRDEVSREWVLDMVTMAMGGRVAEKLVLDRLGSGAQSDISMATKHVRRMVTRWGMSDKLGPVAYGEPEEMVFLGKDFSHRRDFSEATAERIDEEVAAIIQQCYQRAERILVEHMDQLHLLAKTLLERETVDGDELRKLLTGEELPPMNGASGNGAGARNDGKASRDDGRSPATSDTATGTAAGAAAGTAASPSAAADATANASALPGAGAERTQPAASAQNPPEKPANPDADGILDTPS